The proteins below are encoded in one region of Triticum aestivum cultivar Chinese Spring chromosome 1B, IWGSC CS RefSeq v2.1, whole genome shotgun sequence:
- the LOC123093161 gene encoding uncharacterized protein, which produces MASVKLAAALALVAVCAALAATPATAFPPESCATQGSYFINCLRRGFGERCCAMVENPRCFCQVEREAEIRCVPGRSCPSRGIAKVVKVAEMHLSCMRNLKCKRA; this is translated from the coding sequence ATGGCGTCCGTGAAGCTCGCCGCCGCGCTCGCTCTTGTCGCCGTGTGCGCCGCGCTCGCGGCGACGCCGGCCACGGCGTTCCCGCCCGAGAGCTGCGCGACGCAGGGCAGCTACTTCATCAACTGCCTTCGGCGCGGGTTCGGCGAGAGGTGCTGCGCCATGGTGGAGAACCCCAGGTGCTTCTGCCAGGTGGAGCGGGAGGCCGAGATCCGGTGCGTGCCCGGGCGGAGCTGCCCGAGCCGTGGCATTGCCAAGGTCGTGAAGGTCGCCGAGATGCATCTCTCCTGCATGAGGAACCTCAAGTGCAAGCGTGCCTAA